The DNA sequence TTAAACTTGAAAAAGTAGACATGATTCAACAACTAGAACTTGACTTGTATGCAGCTTAGAAAATAAAAATAAAAAATCATTCTGGAGTATTTCTAAAAAGTTTCTACCAGAAACGGGACGCCATCGATAGTACTGGTGGTGCGCCATTTCAGGCCACGCTTATTATCGGATCTGGGGCGAGTGTTTGGACCGTGACCAATGCTGGTGGCGATTGCACGGGCTCTCCTAGTCCGGGAACTGTGTGCGCTGACGGCACAATTTATGCGGGCCTCAGTCCCGATGCTGGCGGAGTCAAAATGTTTACGACCCGTTGTGACTTTGGCCAATCCTGGGACGGTTCAAATTGCACAGGAGCCCGATCCACCTTGAGTTGGAATAACGGAGTCTATGCTGCAATTACCACAGGCTATACAAGTTCCTCCACTGGCAAATCAAACACTGCCAGCCTAGCGGCCCTGGTTGGTGGGCCTGCTCCGTATATTGCGGCACAAAACTGTGAAAATCTAAACGTCAACGGCAATACTGACTGGTACTTACCTGCCACTAATGAGCTTCAAGTGCTCTATTCAAACCGAACTGTCATTAGAAATTTTGATGTGAGTGGCGTTCGATACTGGTCATCGACCGAAAATAGTGCCAATATGGCCATGATGGTTTACATGCACACAGGCAGTACTTCGATTACGTCAAAGGATCTCTCCTACTATGTTCGCTGCGTGCGACGGTGAGCGATGGCATGATTTTTCCAGTTTAAATACGAATCCCAGAAGTCTGGAGCGGGAGCGAACTTTTGTGTTGGAAGTTTGAGAGCCAATACCCATAGAACGATGAAGAAAGTGATAAGTCGCGCAGCCTTCTTTGAAGGCAAAAAGACGTGCAGAAGTATTCTTGGTTCATGCCACCGGTTTTTTTTGCTTCGGCTATATCTTTTACTTCAAGTTAGCTTGCGCAAGTAAACGCGCCATTCTGATGGCACAACTTTAGCCGAAAAGTAGAAAACAAAAAGCAAAGTAAAAATAACTACTACGTTCGTATTGCCAAAAAAAATCATGAAGCGACTTCGATTTTCACTTCGGCGCCGGGGTAAAGGGCAGCCAGAAATTTAACAAGTCTATCAATCGTAAACTCATCAACATTATAACGAAGGATTTTGCTAATGATGGCTTCTTCTGTGCCGACTTTTTTTGCCAAAGCCTTTTGAGTGATTTTTGTATTATTCTTGAAAATGACGGACTGATCACAGATGACCCAGTCAGTAATGGTTGGGTCTCTTTGCCATCAAATCCAAAACAATGGAAAATCAAAACAAGAAGACCACCAATTTATAGAAATTAGAGTACAAAAACAGAAGAAAATAAAATATTTTCTTTCAAATTCATAAAATAAGTACCTGAAAATTCTTGTTGTTTTCAGTAAGTGACGTTTATTGCCCAAGTGTACATTTCTCTACATGCGACAAATTTGAAGTATTACTTTATATTATTGAATCTAAGGTACCGTTGGTTGGAAACCATGGGAAATAAATCCCAACCACTTTGCAACGGTAATTTAATAACAACAAAAGGAGAGAAAAACAATGAAAGCAGTTTTTTTATTAACAATATTATTGTCAGCAATGTCGTATGCACAAGGTAAACAATTTAAAGCTATGTGCGAATTTGTTAATGCAGATAATACAACCGCTACCTTTTTCGTAGCATTTAATGACGTCTCTGAACTGAAGGCAACTTCTTTAGTAATAAAAGGTAAAGAAATGATTAGAAGTGTGCCTGTTAACGTATATTGGAACCATAGGGATGGATATGTTATACAACTAATTGGTATGCCTAGTGGTAGTGATATAACTGAAATGTTAGTTCAATTAGATACATTCAAAATCTACAAAAATGGTTCAAAGACACCAACAAATAAAGGAGTTGATTGTAATTTTGAAGAAATTAAATCTAGTTCTGGTGGACAATCTTTCAATTTTTAGGAACTAATAATAACAGTAGTTCCAAGGAAGAAAAATTAAAGCTAACTAATTATCTTTCTGAAAAAAACGTGACTAAAATTACTTTTGCCATGAGTTATTTCAGAATTGCCATAATTGGTTCATTAATCACAAAATATTGCGATCTTCGCAGCCTGCTTTTTTTAAAGAATCAATTTGAAGATCAAGACTCTGCGCTAGTGTTGAGATTCTGGCGTAGCCGATAAACATAAAACTCCCGTGGCTATCAGCCAAAGAGTTTTAAAAAGGTAACCATAGAGCAATTAGCAATTCTTGCAGATAGGGGTTATAGGACGGGTTTTGAGACTAGTAAATCCCCATAACATAAAGGAATATGTTACGAGGTTTTGACTTTTTAAAAGCTCCACAAACGCGCATTTATGACAAGAGCTTGACTTATTAAAGTACCATAAGTATACTTGTTATAGTTGGAGGTTGGCATGTCTCAATTAAATTTCTACGTTCCTGATGAAATTGAAGAACAAATTAAAAAAGCTGCAAAAAAAGAGGGGAAATCTATCTCTGCCTTCTTATCTGAGCTTGTTAAAGCTAAATTTAAACCAAAAACTTGGTCCGATAGTTTTTTTTCTGAGCTCGCTGGCGGTTGGGATGGCGATGCCCCAGAAATAGATCGACCTAAACCACAAGGGCGCGACAACTTATGAAATATCTGTTGGATACAAATATTTGTATCGCCTTATTAAAGAACTCCGATTTAACAATAGTTAAAAAACTTAAATCGCTAACTCCTGACCAAGTTGTTATTTGTAGTATTGTTAAAGCAGAGCTCCTTTATGGAGCTCGAAAAAGCCAATCTGTTGAGAAAAACCTATCCCTATTGTCTAAATTTTTTAACCAACTTGAAAGCCTTCCATTTGATGACTCTGCAACTGATTATTACGGAACACAAAGATCCATTCTGGAAAAAGCTGGCACAACGATTGGCAATGCCGAC is a window from the Deltaproteobacteria bacterium genome containing:
- a CDS encoding XRE family transcriptional regulator; this encodes MAKKVGTEEAIISKILRYNVDEFTIDRLVKFLAALYPGAEVKIEVAS
- a CDS encoding DUF1566 domain-containing protein, giving the protein MFTTRCDFGQSWDGSNCTGARSTLSWNNGVYAAITTGYTSSSTGKSNTASLAALVGGPAPYIAAQNCENLNVNGNTDWYLPATNELQVLYSNRTVIRNFDVSGVRYWSSTENSANMAMMVYMHTGSTSITSKDLSYYVRCVRR
- a CDS encoding type II toxin-antitoxin system VapC family toxin; translation: MKYLLDTNICIALLKNSDLTIVKKLKSLTPDQVVICSIVKAELLYGARKSQSVEKNLSLLSKFFNQLESLPFDDSATDYYGTQRSILEKAGTTIGNADLLIAGIALAHDLTVVTRNQNEFIRVQNLRVEVW
- a CDS encoding ribbon-helix-helix protein, CopG family, which encodes MSQLNFYVPDEIEEQIKKAAKKEGKSISAFLSELVKAKFKPKTWSDSFFSELAGGWDGDAPEIDRPKPQGRDNL